Within the Miscanthus floridulus cultivar M001 chromosome 2, ASM1932011v1, whole genome shotgun sequence genome, the region gctgcaagtagaggttcggtgtattcctggTCAGAAAAGGAGGTTAGAGTCGGACTATGTccccttcttggccaggccttccggtcagggaCTGGATCGTTCTCtcggcctatcgttaggtatctgggctggTCTAGGAGGTGCGCGTTGTCGCTACactgtctgctgggccgagccttttgcTGTGAAGCGGGCCCATTTAGGAccctgggtttataaacccgatagGAGCCGCCAAACCCATTTGGGACTTTTGAGAAGTCGTGAAGGGGTTGTTTACACTTGTTTTACGAGCGCATCCGGTGGGTATAAGATCGTGGGTcgctgtcgggcgaggcggagcgccaacccaggcgtcgggcgtggtcgaggggtcgggcgaggcggagcaccaacccaagcgttgagcgcggccgaggggtcgagcgaggcagagtcgcCAACCTAAGTGTCGAGGCACGATGGAGCGCGgccgaggggtcgagcgaggcagagcaccaacccaagtgtcggggtGCGACGGAgcacggccgaggggtcgggcgaggcatagCGCCAACCCGAAGCGTCGGGCGCCGACCCAAGCATCGGGCACGgccgaggggtcgagcgaggcggagttgccaacccaagtgtcggggcATGGCAGAGCGCGGccaaggggttggtctagtttcgtgcgttaccccatccacggtttccgcaaccggaggggttgagctaacgtcgcttgcctcgatggctcgagcgacACACTCGGTGAGCTTAATAGCGGgtacgttcgagtggaatccaggtccgtcattCGTAACAGGGTCAGCatggccctcatgtggcattccactactccttaacctgcctcccggcagatgcccgagttgTTCTAGAGACAGAAtaaggtggcccgctggccttccctcgatggagattctatgggcatggctcaaggttaggatcgaacgagaaggttgagatgaccctatccgctttgGAGCAGATCGGGCAAGGGCCGCTGGGGTTCATCTATgcttttctcccctggctttatttgacgtgaggtggcctcgagccctttgtgggctgacctttgaaccctggtcggtcgtcgctcataacgaatgaggtgactaccgcttcgtgacgcaatacgaagcgttgtgatgcaacaattgtaTATGcaaatgcttggatgtatgggatgaatgtatggatgaatgaatgatcatgcaccagAAAACAAAAAGGggttttggtaaagttacctcaatggctcgagtgatgggttcggagAGCTCTTTATCAGATATGTCCAAATGGAACTCAGGCCCGTTGTTCATGACGGAGTCGACatagcccacatggggcatcccactgctccttacctgtctctcggcagcTGCTCGAGCCATCTGATCGACTCAGGTGACTCGTttgtctctcctcgatggagatcccattggtgggcccttctgaaccctgcctaggaaggcggagggtcaTTTGCATATGGTTGTGCCTTATTTCCTATGCCCTAgttgcagtagtggtgggccctacccAGGCCATGTCTCATTAACCAGGCAATGTCTCATCGAACAGGGCACGTCCCATCAGCCAGGGCGTGTCCCACCGTATGCCTCTCctcattaaatagggggaaggggaGGGTTTGGTGCCATATGCATAGGTGGTCGCCGAGCAGGTCaccacgcagtgggtgatggaggcttgccATTCAAGCATGGCTGAAGTAGTACGCCGGGAAGATGTCATCCAACCTGTGAAGGGAGTGGAGACTGGGTCGGAGGCGAGCGTCATCCCGATCGGGAGCGAGCTACTGTtcaatgttccatgtgttggtgagaacattgccgttgtcatcctttaGCCAGTAGGTGCCTGGTTGGATCATCTTAGTCaccgtgtagggtccttcccatggtggagagagcttatgtttgtccttggtGGACTGGGTCCTCCTGAGTATaagatcaccgacctcgaggatcctccccctaatttttctttcatggtacctgcgaaGAATTTGCTGGTAGAGAGCAaagcggatgacggtcgtctcacgagtctcctcgagtaggtcaaccACGTCctgttgagcctccgtggcttggtctaggtcgaaggccttcactcttggggcgccatgatcgaggttggagggcaacactgctttagctccataggccagaaagaaaggggtgaaccctgtggatcggttcgggGTTGTTCTcaagctccagaggatcgctggaaCCTCTTCGACCCATCGCTCGACATATTtattgagtcagtcgaagatgcagggcttgagtccttggaggaccatgccattggcctgctcgacctgaccattggtACATGGGTGTTCaaccgaggcccaatcgatcctgatgccatattcgtcatagaagtccaggaacttcttcctggtgaagtttgtcccatggtcggtgatgatgcaGTTTGAAACACCAAAccaatagatgatgtcgaggaagaacttgactgtcTCTTCtaagcagatgttggtgatgggcttcgcctctatccacttggggAGTTTGTCCACTggtatgagtaggtgagtgaagccgcccgagGCCTTTTTGAGGAgtccgaccatgtcgaggccccagaccacaaatggccaggtgatggggatggtctaaaGCTCCTATGTCGGCacatgagtttgccgagcatagaactagcatccttcacacctgcggacaaCCTCCTCTGTATCTCGCAATgctgtgggctagtaaaaaccttagcgaaaggctttcTCGACCAGCGACCTCGGGCCGCGTGATGTCCACAGATTCCGGCGTGGACTTCGAGGAGAAGCTATTTTCCTTGGTcggtcgggatgcacttcatgagtattcccGATGAGctttgcttgtaaagttcatcaccaaTGGCGACGAACATTttggcgcgtcgagcgattcatcgcgcttcagtcctttctagtgggagaacctccttgaggaggtaggcgagctaTGGTGCTCTCCAGTCGAATGGATCAAACGCCATTATGGCAATGTCGGCATGCAATGTTGTCATAGAGGCAccaaggtcggagcccccgagagcACTTGGTCAGGGTTGGGGCACGTCGAGAGGTCAGAGCCCCCTCATGCTAGATTAGTGTTGGAGTGCGTTTGGATCGGATCCTCTAGGACGTGGGCAGATGGCttgtggagatcattgatgaagacacCGTATGGAGACGACAcccacctggcagccaattttgtgaggaaatcggcggcattgttgtccttttgggggacatgatgcatTTCAATCCCTTGGAActtgtccttgagcttgtgcacctcctggtagtatgctgccatgagagggctcttgcaagaggactccttcatgacttggttgacgaccaacTCCAAGTTGTCGTGGACGTACAATCGTGTAGCGCCGAGCTCAATGTCAATgcgcagtccattgatgagggcctcatattccacaGCGTTGTTcgaggctaaaaaatggagacAGATCGCATAGCGGAGCTTGCTCCCATTTGGGGAGATCAGGACCACTCTAGCCCTCAAGCCGGGGTGCCATGACCGACCCATCGAAGTATatcatccagtactcatgggtgatgtcttGGGTCAGGAGCTGGGCTTCCGTCCTTTTGACGATGAAGTTggtgagagcctaagacttaataacAGTACAGGGGATAtgcctgatgtcgtggcccatgagcttgagagcccacttggagatccatcccatggCATTGTGGTTGTGGACAATGTCTcctagcgggtatgaagtgacgaccataacttcgtggtcgatgaagtagtgcaggagctttcaggtcaccatcagcatggcatATAGAAGCTTCTGAACCTGGGGGTATAGAACCttggcatcggtgagtacctcaccgatgaagtatACTGGTCGTTGGATCTTTAGGGAGTGTCCTAGCTCCTCATTTTCGATGACCAGGGCAGCGCTCACAACATGGTTGTTTGTCACGAAGTAGagaaggaggggttctccctattcgggagcgacgaggattgggggccgacatcagtgatgctttgaggcttgaaagcatctaggcccctagttgggtttcggtgattaatgacaatacgtgattactatgactaacgtgtgttttgtagaggcatttaagttaggtcacggtaatggagatcgattgggctatcgtgatggtcatgcccctatgatggaaatcattttggttttcaaaggatggacgacaaggttaaggatggactagctctaagtgtcgattggagttggagtgacacttagagtagtttaggactttgtttttttttcctttggccgtactattaaggggggtacggacgtgtagcttaacctaggtgagtctagtgggttaggtgtggtgcacacttgatgAAACTAGCGCTAGGCagctccaaaatagtccttagatccaatggagcaaacttcattcacatatgatcgaaagttggaagtgaatggagggtcaaatactgaccgggcgctggctcagagtccggttatttcatttgatcaaggtaaagtcatttgaaagtgaccggacgctgagaagtgaagtgaccgaacgctgaggtccagcgtccggtcgactctagtaaggtcctagagagggagaatcctgattagacgtgtccggtcagtgctgaccggacgctggtcaggtgctggctactgaccggacgctgctcagcaagtgaccggacgctggaggtccagcgttcggtcgacatcagtaaggttccagtgagggtaaatagcgaccggatgcgtctggtcagtgctgaccgaacgctggccagcatccggtcacactatgAACACTAGAGTTTAGGGTAAACTGatcggcgcatccggtcaacatgatcggagcgtccggtcaccccgtagaggcacataacggttcatttttcagcccatgttataaataccacctacattcgtgtgtgggggcacttttgcttattccaacagctaagaaacacgtttgagagtgccaagaagagtaaggtcctagtgaggtgattgagatttgagaatcccaaagagagccctcattagtgaagcaagagtagcaaagtgtgcatccacccttctcatttggcttgtcgtggtcaagtgagagttcgtgcttgttactcttggcaattgccatcacctagatggcttggtggtgattgggagtttggtgatcatccgacggagcttgtgggtgacccaactcaagttgtgagtggttgtgggtaattcaccgcgatggagtgtcaaagaatcaacccatagagagcacttgatccttgcgtggatcaagggggagctacacccttgcgcgggtgctccaacaaggactagtggggagtgatgactctccgatacctcggcaaaacatcgccgcgttccttctcctctctttactttaagcatttactttgagcaattcattatttgtcttttacattcctagaattgccatgctagagtaggattggaacttagggtgctaaacttttgtgcattagatcaatagaaacactttctaggcacaaggggttaatttggctaaccataggatttgattattgcaaagaaatttgtaattagcctaagtcacccccctcttgggcatcttgatcctttcaattggtatcaaagcctcgtgctcacgtatttaggcttaaccgcctagaacAAGATGTcacacagggatggacctcctcctatctttgagggagatgattttccttattagaaaatttgcatggaggcgtatctagaagctctagatgttggtattcttagagccgcctcacaaggcttcccaaaacctcaggatgctactcacctacaaggcgatgaggtgaattatgagaagtggaatgcaaaggctcaaaacaccatctttagaggcctttgcaaagatgtgttcaatcgggtgaggaaccacaaagacacctatgcactatggtcggacgtttgtgcgctccatgagggaactaagagtgagcgtgaggaacactatcatcttgtcatgaaaaagctcaactcttttgaaatgctttctaaagaatgtgctaatgagatgtattcacgtttgaatgttcttgtagaggaagtcaatgggcttggactcactcaaatgcaaccatccgatgttgtaagaaagatcttgagtgtcctccctattgataaatatgggcatattgtgatgtgcttcatcaaggtgatctttcctccgctacaccgacacaaatcttgggaaagatcaatgctcatgagatatacatgcacatcacgccacaagatggctcatcctctaccaagaagaaagataaggacttagcattcaaagctagccaagagaagggtaaagcaagacttgagtatgagagctcaagtgatgatgaaagtcttgctctcatggtgaaaaagaccgccaagatgctaaagaagctaaacaagagtggcatcaagtttgatggtaagaagaagaagttcttcactagctctagaaggaagccaatctccgagatggattgcttcaattgtggagaacttggtcatctagcacaccaatgcactaagcccaagaaagataagttcaagaacaaatacaagggcaagaaagatgactcaagtaatgatgaagaagaagagaagaagaagaacaagccatacaagaagagagatggctagaagaaggacttccacaagaagaagaagagtggaaaggcatacattgttggtgattggctcacggacattaattcatctagtgcctcatccgatgatgatagtgacaacgagaaggtggccacaattgttatcgactcttcatcatcttcacctccaccaccgccatcatcctctacacacctatgccttatggccaagggtgaccgcaaggtatctaataatgatgatagtagtgatgatgagcatgttagtgatgatgatagcgatagtgatgatgatgaatatgaatcaccttcttatgatgatcttgctagattgctaaaataatacactaagatcattataaaaactagagctaaaatgaaaagctagaagctaaaaatgattctcttttagccaaatgtgatatagcggaaaaggctagtgttgagcttaaagaatcAAATGatactatgtcatccaaacttaagaagctcaaatcttctaagaaagagcttaaagaaaaacatgataaacttgagaggacacataataagctcatcactagccacaacaaactaagagaagaatatactactcttaaggttaatcatgataatcttgttattgctcaagaattcttatccaatgagccacatgatgctactaacgatgttgttaagattgatatagctacatcatgtgatgacttgattattgagagcattgaacaaagttctagtagcaagggcaagcaagtggttgaagccgatgattatgatgagtttgtcaagctcaagaatgacaatgaaaagctcaag harbors:
- the LOC136536576 gene encoding uncharacterized protein — encoded protein: MVGLLKKASGGFTHLLIPVDKLPKWIEAKPITNICLEETVKFFLDIIYWFGVSNCIITDHGTNFTRKKFLDFYDEYGIRIDWASVEHPWFTPFFLAYGAKAVLPSNLDHGAPRVKAFDLDQATEAQQDVVDLLEETRETTVIRFALYQQILRRYHERKIRGRILEVGDLILRRTQSTKDKHKLSPPWEGPYTVTKMIQPGTYWLKDDNGNVLTNTWNIEQ